The Streptococcus pluranimalium genome contains a region encoding:
- a CDS encoding ATP-binding cassette domain-containing protein, protein MLHIQDLTLTHQKDLQDLVKDLNVVVNSGDKLAIIGEEGTGKSSLIKAIIDVELISDYLDSQGKVINHFHNIAYLPQSLSRNQLEQLVTDFIYQDIDYSLFDFSLFYKLADHFHMDIERFETNHQTMASLSGGEKIKIQLLKLLAQDPDLLILDEPSSDLDLDSLNWLESFIAQSDKTIIFISHDDVFLENTATAILHLELLKKRTSPRASYFHGNYKDYKENRRKTYQRQLQLANKERKEHQDRMDRSHRIHQSVEHQLRHTKNDVAGRLLAQKLKTVLSQEKRYEKEAKNFTEIPQDMDTINLFFSEITPLPSNKVLLHWENKQLETGQTVDLLIRGQDKLVITGQNGIGKTRLLKQILAEMREKEGLSVGYMPQHYEELMPPNLSTFEFLIEVSKEETVKTLLASLRFTSDEIRHSLAALSGGQKAKLFLAKMILAHNRVIILDEPTRHFSPTSQPIIREMLKNYPGVIISVSHDRYYIKECVSKCYQLNRQNLKPLK, encoded by the coding sequence ATGTTACACATTCAAGATTTAACACTGACTCACCAAAAAGATCTACAAGATTTAGTTAAAGACCTAAATGTAGTTGTCAATAGTGGTGATAAATTAGCTATTATCGGAGAGGAAGGAACAGGGAAATCCAGTCTCATCAAAGCTATTATTGATGTTGAATTAATTTCAGATTATCTAGATAGTCAAGGAAAGGTTATCAATCACTTTCACAATATAGCTTACTTACCACAGAGCCTTTCAAGAAATCAACTTGAGCAGTTAGTGACGGATTTTATCTATCAAGACATTGACTATAGTCTTTTCGATTTTTCTTTATTTTACAAATTAGCTGATCATTTCCATATGGATATCGAAAGATTCGAAACTAACCATCAAACCATGGCTAGTTTATCTGGTGGTGAAAAAATAAAAATACAGCTACTAAAACTCTTAGCACAGGATCCAGATTTATTAATTTTAGATGAACCATCTAGTGATTTAGACTTAGACAGTTTGAATTGGTTAGAATCATTTATTGCTCAATCTGATAAAACCATTATTTTTATCTCTCATGATGACGTTTTTCTAGAAAATACAGCAACTGCTATTCTCCATTTAGAACTTCTAAAAAAACGGACCAGTCCACGCGCCAGCTATTTTCATGGAAACTATAAGGATTACAAGGAAAATCGCAGAAAGACATACCAACGACAGCTACAACTCGCCAATAAAGAGCGAAAAGAACACCAAGACCGTATGGATCGAAGTCACCGCATCCATCAAAGCGTAGAGCATCAACTACGACATACTAAAAACGATGTTGCTGGAAGACTTCTAGCCCAAAAATTAAAAACGGTCCTTTCTCAAGAAAAACGTTATGAAAAAGAGGCTAAAAATTTCACTGAAATCCCACAAGATATGGATACGATTAACCTTTTCTTTTCAGAAATCACACCCCTTCCTTCCAATAAGGTTCTGCTTCACTGGGAAAATAAACAACTAGAAACTGGACAAACTGTTGATTTACTGATACGTGGACAAGATAAACTAGTCATTACGGGCCAAAATGGTATCGGTAAAACACGATTACTCAAACAAATCTTAGCAGAAATGAGAGAAAAAGAAGGTTTATCTGTTGGCTATATGCCGCAACATTATGAAGAGCTAATGCCTCCAAATCTTTCCACTTTTGAGTTTTTAATAGAGGTAAGTAAAGAAGAAACAGTCAAAACACTTCTAGCAAGTCTACGGTTTACCTCCGATGAAATACGTCATTCTTTAGCAGCACTATCTGGTGGGCAAAAAGCTAAACTATTCTTGGCTAAAATGATCTTAGCCCATAATCGTGTGATTATTTTAGATGAACCCACTCGACACTTCTCACCGACTAGTCAACCCATCATTCGAGAAATGTTAAAAAACTACCCAGGCGTTATTATCAGTGTCTCCCACGATAGGTATTATATTAAAGAATGTGTAAGTAAGTGTTATCAGTTAAATCGTCAAAACCTTAAACCATTAAAGTAA
- a CDS encoding AAA family ATPase — MEKIIIIGCPGSGKSTLARRLARLTKLSLYHLDMMNWQVDKTTVATEVFIERQMQVLSQDTWIIDGNYGSTLDLRIKACDTIVFLDYPLDICLEGVKNRIGKVRPDMPWVEESLDQEFVEFIKGFSQTSRPKILNFMKLYPKKTWYQFKSREETELFLKTIKKSFKS; from the coding sequence ATGGAAAAAATTATTATTATTGGATGTCCTGGTTCAGGGAAATCTACTCTGGCAAGACGACTCGCAAGACTAACTAAACTATCCTTGTATCACTTGGATATGATGAATTGGCAGGTAGATAAGACCACGGTGGCAACAGAGGTATTTATAGAGCGCCAAATGCAGGTTCTTAGTCAAGATACTTGGATTATTGATGGCAATTATGGTAGTACTTTAGATCTGCGTATCAAAGCTTGCGACACTATTGTTTTCTTGGATTATCCTTTGGACATTTGTTTAGAAGGGGTTAAAAATCGGATTGGTAAAGTCAGACCGGATATGCCTTGGGTTGAAGAATCTCTAGACCAAGAATTTGTGGAGTTTATCAAAGGCTTTTCCCAGACTAGCCGTCCTAAAATCCTAAACTTTATGAAGCTTTATCCGAAAAAGACATGGTACCAATTCAAAAGCAGGGAAGAAACAGAACTATTTTTAAAGACAATCAAAAAATCATTCAAGTCATAG
- a CDS encoding amino acid ABC transporter ATP-binding protein, whose product MAELKIDVQDLHKSYGDNEVLKGIDAQFYEGDVVCIIGPSGSGKSTFLRTLNLLETITSGKVIVDGFELSDPKTNIDKARENIGMVFQHFNLFPHMTVLENIMFAPIELGKLGKAEAEKQGMELLEKVGLAEKRDALPESLSGGQKQRVAIARSLAMNPDIMLFDEPTSALDPEMVGDVLNVMKDLAEQGMTMLIVTHEMGFARQVANRVIFTDGGQFIEDGTPEQIFDNPQHPRLKDFLDKVLSH is encoded by the coding sequence ATGGCAGAATTAAAAATTGATGTCCAAGATTTGCACAAATCCTATGGCGATAACGAAGTCCTAAAAGGGATTGATGCTCAATTTTATGAAGGTGATGTGGTTTGTATCATCGGACCTTCTGGTTCAGGGAAATCAACTTTCCTTCGGACCTTAAACCTACTAGAAACAATCACAAGTGGTAAGGTTATCGTTGATGGTTTTGAATTATCCGATCCAAAAACTAACATCGACAAAGCTCGCGAAAACATCGGGATGGTTTTCCAACACTTCAATTTATTCCCACACATGACGGTTCTTGAAAACATCATGTTTGCGCCTATTGAACTTGGTAAATTAGGTAAAGCTGAAGCTGAAAAACAAGGTATGGAACTCCTTGAAAAAGTAGGTTTAGCTGAAAAACGTGACGCTCTCCCAGAGAGTTTATCGGGTGGTCAGAAACAACGTGTTGCCATTGCTCGTTCATTAGCAATGAACCCTGATATTATGCTTTTTGATGAACCAACATCTGCTCTTGACCCTGAAATGGTTGGAGATGTTCTCAATGTTATGAAAGATCTAGCCGAGCAAGGCATGACCATGTTGATTGTTACCCATGAGATGGGATTTGCTCGTCAAGTTGCAAACCGTGTTATCTTTACCGATGGTGGACAATTCATCGAAGATGGTACACCAGAGCAAATCTTTGATAATCCTCAACACCCTCGACTTAAAGATTTCCTTGATAAAGTACTTAGTCACTAA
- a CDS encoding ABC transporter substrate-binding protein/permease: MKTKFKAFLLTLVSVFFVFGARVAADTIDIVSDTAYAPFEFKDSDQTYKGIDVDIINEVAKRKNWDINMTFPGFDAAVNAVQAGQADALMAGTTVTEPRQKVFTFSDTYYDTAVVLYTKKGNDITKYSQLKGKTVGVKNGTAAQTFLDNIKKKYNFKVKTFDTGDLMNNSLDSGSIVAAMDDEPVVQFAIKQGKNYAINMDGEKVGSFAFAVKKGSQYEYLIKDFNEAFADMKKDGTYDEIMTKWLGKEATIAKLESTGDANAKAQPQKEQYVIASDTSFAPFEYQDDSGKYTGFDMDLIKAIAKQQGFKIKINNVGFDAALNAVQSSQADGAIAGMTITDERKGTFDFSDPYYTTNIILAIKKGTDVSSYKDLKGKTVGAKNGTSSYDFLASNKDKYGYKLKAFDEASTMYDSLNSGSIDALMDDEPVLAYAIQQGRQFETPIKGEPSGQVGFAVKKGTNPELIEMFNNGMAALKEDGTYDKLVKKYLATSTGAEDNKEKTIDETTILGLIKNNYNQLLSGLGTTLSLTLISFAIAMIIGIIFGMMAVAPNKVLRVMSSVFVDVVRGIPLMIVAAFIFWGIPNLIESITGKQSPINDFVAATIALSLNGGAYIAEIVRGGIEAVPGGQMEASRSLGIPYKTTMRKIVLPQAVKLMLPNFINQFVISLKDTTIVSAIGLVELFQTGKIIIARNYQSFRMYAILAIIYLVIITLLTKLAKRLEKRLK; encoded by the coding sequence ATGAAGACGAAATTTAAAGCATTTCTGTTAACGCTTGTTTCTGTTTTCTTTGTGTTCGGTGCTCGTGTTGCTGCAGATACGATTGATATTGTATCTGATACTGCTTATGCACCTTTTGAATTCAAAGATTCTGACCAAACTTACAAAGGAATTGATGTTGATATTATCAATGAAGTTGCGAAACGTAAGAATTGGGATATTAATATGACCTTCCCTGGCTTTGATGCCGCAGTAAATGCTGTACAAGCTGGCCAAGCTGATGCCTTGATGGCTGGTACAACAGTTACTGAACCACGACAAAAAGTCTTTACTTTCTCTGATACTTACTATGACACTGCTGTCGTTCTTTATACTAAAAAAGGTAACGACATTACAAAATACAGTCAGTTAAAAGGTAAAACTGTTGGTGTCAAAAACGGTACTGCAGCTCAAACTTTCTTAGATAACATCAAGAAGAAATATAACTTCAAAGTAAAAACTTTCGATACCGGTGATCTCATGAATAACAGTCTTGATTCAGGCTCTATTGTTGCAGCTATGGATGATGAACCTGTTGTTCAATTTGCGATTAAACAAGGTAAAAATTACGCTATCAATATGGATGGCGAAAAAGTCGGAAGTTTTGCCTTTGCTGTTAAAAAAGGTAGTCAGTATGAGTACCTCATCAAAGATTTCAACGAAGCTTTTGCTGACATGAAAAAAGATGGTACCTACGATGAAATCATGACCAAATGGCTCGGTAAAGAAGCAACAATTGCTAAACTAGAATCAACTGGTGATGCTAATGCCAAGGCACAACCACAAAAAGAGCAATATGTCATCGCTTCTGACACATCTTTTGCACCATTTGAATACCAAGATGATTCTGGTAAATATACTGGTTTTGATATGGACTTGATTAAGGCAATTGCTAAACAACAAGGCTTCAAAATCAAAATCAACAATGTCGGCTTCGATGCTGCACTTAATGCTGTTCAGTCTAGTCAAGCTGATGGTGCTATTGCCGGTATGACAATCACCGACGAACGTAAAGGTACCTTTGATTTCTCTGATCCATATTACACAACCAATATCATCCTTGCTATTAAAAAAGGAACAGATGTTTCTTCATATAAAGATTTGAAAGGAAAAACCGTTGGTGCTAAAAACGGTACTTCTTCTTACGATTTCCTTGCTAGCAACAAAGATAAATATGGCTATAAGTTAAAAGCCTTTGATGAAGCGTCTACGATGTACGACAGCTTGAACTCAGGCTCAATCGATGCGCTTATGGATGATGAACCTGTTTTGGCTTACGCCATCCAACAAGGACGTCAATTTGAAACACCAATCAAGGGAGAGCCTTCTGGTCAAGTTGGATTTGCTGTTAAAAAAGGAACGAATCCGGAACTTATCGAAATGTTCAACAATGGTATGGCTGCCCTCAAAGAAGATGGTACCTACGATAAGCTAGTCAAAAAATACCTTGCTACTTCAACAGGTGCTGAAGATAATAAAGAAAAAACTATTGATGAGACAACTATCCTTGGTTTGATTAAAAACAACTACAACCAACTCCTTTCAGGTCTTGGTACAACGCTTAGTCTGACCCTCATTTCATTTGCTATCGCTATGATTATCGGTATTATCTTTGGTATGATGGCTGTAGCTCCGAACAAGGTACTCCGTGTCATGTCATCTGTCTTCGTAGATGTCGTACGTGGTATCCCATTGATGATTGTAGCAGCCTTCATCTTCTGGGGAATTCCTAACTTGATTGAAAGTATCACAGGCAAGCAATCACCAATCAATGACTTTGTCGCAGCAACTATTGCTCTCTCTTTGAATGGCGGAGCTTACATTGCAGAAATTGTTCGTGGTGGTATTGAAGCTGTTCCTGGTGGGCAAATGGAAGCTAGCCGAAGCCTTGGTATTCCTTACAAAACGACCATGCGTAAGATTGTTTTACCTCAAGCTGTCAAATTAATGCTTCCAAACTTCATCAATCAGTTTGTTATTTCATTAAAAGATACAACTATCGTTTCAGCTATTGGCTTGGTTGAACTCTTCCAAACTGGTAAGATTATCATTGCTCGTAACTACCAATCATTCCGTATGTATGCAATCCTTGCAATCATTTACCTAGTCATCATTACTCTATTGACTAAGTTAGCAAAACGTCTAGAAAAGAGGCTTAAATAA
- a CDS encoding CPBP family intramembrane glutamic endopeptidase, producing MKKLLINRFDSYQKWPTWLLVLLGCGFVEACFWVGNIIFGIVLISCLLLFILLTGQPLDFNAFMDDVHIDLISFAFVAMILFVWVKWVEKRSLVTLGFYKEKWLKELLIGFGVGALQFSLSLLLVYLLGGSQFKGVDVSSTTLLFVLSIIPFWLIQGGTEELLTRGWLLPLIHSRLGLPIAIGISSFLFGLMHLGNDHITFFAFLDLILSGIVMALYMLYRDNLWSVVGLHGAWNFVQGNIYGIEVSGSDPGVSIFHFASNPNAPTWLSGGGFGIEGSLITCLVELVFILVILYLMKNKDKIADGSNI from the coding sequence ATGAAAAAACTATTAATAAATCGATTTGATTCCTATCAAAAATGGCCCACTTGGCTTCTAGTCTTACTAGGATGTGGTTTCGTTGAAGCCTGTTTTTGGGTAGGAAATATTATCTTTGGAATTGTTTTGATTTCTTGTTTACTACTTTTCATTCTATTGACTGGTCAGCCCTTAGATTTTAATGCTTTTATGGATGATGTTCATATTGATTTGATATCATTTGCTTTTGTGGCAATGATTCTGTTTGTATGGGTGAAATGGGTTGAAAAACGTTCACTAGTGACGCTTGGCTTCTATAAAGAAAAATGGTTGAAAGAGTTACTTATAGGTTTCGGAGTAGGTGCTTTACAGTTTAGTTTGTCCCTGTTATTGGTGTATTTGTTAGGAGGAAGTCAGTTCAAAGGAGTAGACGTTTCAAGTACAACACTTTTGTTTGTTTTATCAATTATTCCTTTCTGGTTGATTCAAGGTGGAACAGAAGAACTCCTAACTAGAGGATGGTTACTTCCCTTGATTCATAGCCGACTAGGGTTGCCTATAGCTATCGGTATTAGTAGTTTCTTATTTGGGTTAATGCATCTAGGTAATGATCACATAACATTCTTTGCATTCCTAGATTTGATTTTATCAGGGATTGTTATGGCTCTATACATGTTATATCGTGATAATCTGTGGAGTGTTGTTGGCTTACATGGGGCTTGGAATTTTGTTCAAGGGAACATTTATGGCATTGAGGTATCAGGAAGTGATCCCGGAGTTTCCATTTTTCATTTTGCTAGCAATCCTAATGCCCCAACTTGGCTATCAGGAGGAGGTTTTGGCATTGAAGGTAGCTTGATAACTTGTTTAGTAGAGCTAGTATTTATTTTGGTTATTCTTTATCTGATGAAAAATAAGGATAAGATAGCGGATGGAAGTAACATCTAA
- the uvrB gene encoding excinuclease ABC subunit UvrB, whose amino-acid sequence MIDRQEHNTFKLVSKYQPSGDQPQAIEQLVDNIEGGEKSQILLGATGTGKTYTMSQVISKVNKPTLVIAHNKTLAGQLYGEFKEFFPDNAVEYFVSYYDYYQPEAYVPSSDTYIEKDSSVNDEIDKLRHSATSALLERNDVIVVASVSCIYGLGSPKEYADSAVSLRPGQEISRDQLLNQLVDIQFERNDIDFQRGRFRVRGDVVEIFPASRDEHAFRVEFFGDEIDRIREIESLTGKNLGDVEHLVLFPATHFVTNDEHMEQSIAKIQAELEEQLKLFESEGKLLEAQRLKQRTEYDIEMLREMGYTNGVENYSRHMDGRSEGEPPYTLLDFFPEDFMIMIDESHMTMGQIKGMYNGDRSRKQMLVDYGFRLPSALDNRPLRREEFESHVHQIVYVSATPGDYENEQTDTVTEQIIRPTGLLDPEVEIRPTMGQMDDLLEEITIRAEKGERTFITTLTKKMAEDLTDYLKEMGVKVKYMHSDIKTLERTEIIRDLRLGVFDVLIGINLLREGIDVPEVSLVAILDADKEGFLRNERGLIQTIGRAARNSEGHVIMYADKITESMQRAMDETARRREIQMRYNEEHGIVPQTIKKDIRDLIAISKASDTEVAEETVDYTAMNKSERQEAIKKLQKQMQEAAELLDFELAAQIRDMVLELKAMD is encoded by the coding sequence ATGATAGATAGACAAGAACATAATACTTTCAAATTAGTATCTAAATACCAACCTTCAGGAGATCAACCTCAGGCTATTGAACAGTTAGTTGATAATATTGAAGGGGGTGAAAAATCACAGATTCTCTTAGGAGCAACAGGCACTGGTAAAACCTATACCATGAGTCAAGTCATTAGCAAGGTTAATAAGCCAACTCTTGTGATTGCTCATAATAAAACGCTGGCAGGTCAGCTCTACGGCGAGTTCAAAGAATTCTTTCCAGACAATGCGGTAGAGTACTTTGTTTCTTACTATGATTATTATCAGCCGGAAGCTTATGTGCCGTCATCAGATACTTATATTGAGAAGGATTCGTCGGTTAATGATGAGATTGATAAATTAAGGCACTCAGCAACGTCAGCGCTTTTGGAGCGTAATGATGTTATTGTCGTTGCATCCGTCTCTTGTATTTATGGGTTGGGGTCACCTAAAGAATATGCCGATTCAGCTGTTTCTTTGAGACCTGGTCAGGAGATTTCTCGAGATCAGTTGCTCAATCAACTAGTGGATATTCAGTTTGAACGAAATGATATTGATTTCCAACGTGGTCGTTTTCGTGTGCGTGGTGATGTGGTAGAGATTTTCCCGGCTTCTCGGGATGAACATGCTTTCCGTGTTGAATTTTTCGGCGATGAAATCGACCGTATCCGTGAAATTGAAAGTCTTACAGGAAAAAATTTGGGTGATGTCGAACACTTAGTGCTCTTTCCAGCCACGCACTTTGTGACCAACGATGAACACATGGAGCAGTCTATTGCTAAAATCCAAGCAGAATTAGAAGAACAACTGAAGCTCTTTGAATCAGAAGGTAAACTGCTAGAAGCCCAGCGCCTAAAACAAAGAACAGAATACGATATCGAAATGTTGCGTGAAATGGGTTATACCAACGGGGTTGAAAACTATTCCCGTCACATGGATGGTCGTAGTGAGGGGGAGCCACCTTATACCTTACTTGATTTTTTCCCCGAAGATTTCATGATTATGATTGATGAGAGTCACATGACCATGGGACAAATTAAGGGCATGTATAACGGTGACCGGTCTCGTAAGCAGATGCTGGTTGACTATGGTTTCCGTTTACCATCAGCACTTGATAACCGACCTCTTCGTCGTGAGGAATTTGAAAGCCATGTTCATCAGATTGTTTATGTATCAGCGACACCTGGTGATTATGAGAATGAACAGACGGATACAGTGACTGAGCAAATCATTCGTCCGACAGGTCTCTTGGACCCTGAGGTTGAAATTCGTCCGACCATGGGACAAATGGACGACCTCTTAGAAGAGATTACCATTCGTGCGGAAAAGGGCGAGCGGACCTTTATCACGACTTTGACCAAAAAGATGGCGGAGGATTTGACCGATTATCTCAAAGAAATGGGTGTCAAGGTCAAATACATGCACTCGGACATTAAAACACTTGAACGGACGGAGATTATTCGTGATCTTCGCTTGGGTGTCTTCGATGTTCTTATCGGAATCAATTTACTCCGTGAGGGAATTGATGTCCCAGAAGTTAGCTTGGTAGCGATTTTGGATGCTGACAAGGAAGGATTCCTCCGAAACGAACGTGGGCTTATCCAGACTATTGGTCGTGCTGCCCGTAACTCAGAAGGGCATGTGATCATGTATGCGGATAAGATTACCGAATCCATGCAGCGCGCCATGGATGAAACGGCTCGTCGTCGTGAGATTCAGATGCGCTATAATGAGGAACACGGTATCGTTCCACAGACCATTAAGAAAGATATTCGTGATTTGATTGCTATTTCCAAAGCTTCTGATACGGAAGTTGCTGAGGAAACAGTTGACTACACAGCTATGAACAAGTCAGAACGTCAAGAAGCCATCAAGAAACTGCAAAAACAAATGCAGGAAGCAGCAGAATTACTGGACTTCGAATTGGCGGCACAGATTCGCGATATGGTTTTGGAATTGAAGGCCATGGATTAG
- a CDS encoding sugar ABC transporter permease → MKSKRRMQLGFIYTLLIVLSIIWLFPIAWVILTSLRGEGTAYVNYFIPKTWTLENYINLFTNESFPFGKWFINTLIVALATCIISTFITVAMAYSLSRIKFKFRNGFLKLALVLNMFPGFMSMIAVYYILKALNLTQSLTALVLVYSSGAALGFYIAKGFFDTIPYSLDESAMIDGATRKDIFFKITLPLSKPIIVYTALIAFIGPWMDFIFAQVILGDATSKYTVAIGLFSMLQPDTINKWFMSFTAGSVLIAVPITLLFMFMQKYYVEGITGGSVK, encoded by the coding sequence ATGAAATCAAAACGTCGTATGCAATTAGGATTTATTTATACCCTACTCATTGTCCTTTCCATTATTTGGCTCTTTCCTATCGCCTGGGTCATCTTAACTAGTTTGCGTGGCGAGGGTACTGCTTACGTTAATTATTTCATCCCCAAAACCTGGACTTTAGAGAATTACATTAATCTCTTTACAAATGAGTCTTTCCCATTTGGGAAATGGTTTATCAATACCCTTATTGTCGCATTAGCAACATGTATCATTTCAACGTTTATCACAGTTGCCATGGCTTACTCACTCAGCCGTATTAAATTTAAATTCCGCAACGGTTTTTTAAAACTAGCACTTGTATTGAATATGTTCCCTGGTTTTATGAGCATGATTGCTGTTTATTATATTTTAAAAGCTCTTAATTTAACACAATCCTTAACAGCCTTAGTCTTAGTGTACTCATCTGGAGCAGCACTCGGTTTTTACATTGCCAAAGGGTTCTTTGATACCATTCCATACTCTCTGGATGAATCTGCTATGATTGATGGTGCGACCCGTAAGGATATTTTCTTCAAGATTACGCTACCGCTCTCAAAACCAATCATTGTTTATACAGCCCTTATAGCTTTTATTGGTCCTTGGATGGATTTCATCTTTGCCCAAGTTATTCTTGGTGATGCCACTAGTAAATATACGGTTGCCATTGGACTCTTCTCAATGCTTCAACCCGATACTATCAATAAATGGTTTATGTCATTTACAGCAGGTTCTGTCCTCATTGCCGTTCCGATTACCCTCCTCTTCATGTTTATGCAAAAATACTATGTTGAAGGGATTACTGGTGGTTCTGTTAAATAA
- a CDS encoding carbohydrate ABC transporter permease: MTKSHFYDDVSVPQALSKGGWDIKLSALIMGFANLANKQIIKGILFLATEVVFLIALVTQVIPAFGNLITLGTKEQGMATKTVNGIEIAVAVEGDNSMLMLIFGLASIIFCLVFAYIYWCNLKSARNLYVIKRDNTKIPSFKEDLATLSNGRFHMTLMAIPMIGVLLFTILPLIYMISLAFTNYDHNHLPPKSLFDWVGFTNFGNILSGRMAGTFFPVLSWTLIWAVFATVTNFFFGILLALLINTKGLKFKKMWRTIFVITMAVPQFISLLIMRNLLNDEGPLNILLQKLGLISQGLPFLSDPLWAKFSIIFVNMWVGIPVTMLVATGIIMNLPQEQIEAAEIDGASKFQIFKSITFPQILLIMTPTLIQQFIGNINNFNVIYLLTGGGPVNSKFYQAGSTDLLVTWLYKLTVTAADYNLASVIGILIFVLSASFSLLAYTRTASYKEGVVK, encoded by the coding sequence ATGACTAAGTCCCACTTTTACGATGACGTCAGTGTCCCTCAAGCACTTTCTAAAGGTGGATGGGATATTAAGTTATCTGCCCTCATTATGGGATTCGCCAATCTGGCTAACAAACAAATCATAAAGGGCATCTTATTCTTAGCAACTGAAGTCGTATTTCTGATTGCCCTTGTCACACAAGTTATTCCAGCATTTGGAAATTTAATCACACTTGGCACCAAGGAACAAGGTATGGCGACTAAGACTGTCAATGGTATCGAAATTGCCGTGGCTGTTGAAGGTGATAACTCCATGCTCATGCTTATCTTTGGACTCGCCTCTATCATCTTCTGTTTGGTTTTTGCCTATATTTATTGGTGTAATCTAAAAAGTGCCCGTAATCTTTATGTCATTAAACGCGACAATACTAAAATCCCTAGTTTTAAAGAAGATCTAGCAACCTTATCTAACGGTCGCTTTCATATGACTCTTATGGCAATTCCAATGATTGGGGTACTTTTATTTACCATTTTGCCTTTGATTTATATGATTTCATTGGCTTTTACCAATTACGATCACAATCATTTGCCACCTAAATCACTCTTTGACTGGGTTGGTTTTACCAATTTTGGAAATATCCTAAGTGGTCGTATGGCTGGTACTTTCTTCCCTGTCCTTTCTTGGACCCTAATTTGGGCAGTTTTCGCAACGGTAACGAACTTCTTTTTTGGTATTCTTCTAGCCCTTTTGATTAATACCAAAGGTCTAAAATTCAAAAAAATGTGGCGGACTATCTTTGTCATTACTATGGCAGTACCACAATTTATTTCCCTACTCATCATGCGTAATTTGCTTAATGATGAAGGGCCTCTCAATATCTTGCTTCAAAAACTTGGTCTCATTAGCCAAGGGCTACCATTTCTGTCAGACCCGCTCTGGGCTAAATTTTCTATTATATTTGTTAACATGTGGGTAGGTATCCCTGTTACCATGCTTGTTGCAACCGGTATCATCATGAATCTCCCACAAGAGCAAATCGAGGCTGCCGAAATCGATGGTGCTAGCAAGTTCCAGATCTTCAAATCCATCACTTTCCCACAGATTCTCTTAATCATGACACCGACCTTGATTCAACAATTTATCGGAAATATCAATAACTTTAACGTTATTTATCTCCTCACGGGTGGTGGACCTGTTAACTCAAAATTCTATCAAGCAGGCTCTACCGACCTCTTGGTAACATGGCTCTACAAACTGACCGTTACAGCTGCAGACTACAACCTAGCTTCTGTTATCGGTATTTTGATCTTTGTGCTCTCAGCTAGCTTTAGCTTACTAGCTTACACGCGCACAGCATCTTATAAGGAAGGAGTTGTTAAATAA